Proteins encoded together in one Rhodospirillaceae bacterium window:
- a CDS encoding pyruvate dehydrogenase complex dihydrolipoamide acetyltransferase, translating into MPINILMPALSPTMTEGNLARWLKKEGDAVKAGDILAEIETDKATMEVEAVDEGTLAKIIVPGGAQGVKVNDVIAVLVEEGEDASAVSAAPAAAKPAPAAAAPAAAPAKAEAAPAAKQPASVPNAGGRIVASPLARRVAEQQGIDLATITGSGPNGRIVMADLAGAPKGAAKPAPAAATAKAPASAPAIAGTPQFGEPDFDLVPHTSMRKTIARRLQESKQFVPHFYLTVDCEIDRLLKMREEINAGAPKEGPRAYKLSVNDFVIKACALALIQVPTANASWSDDGVKMYKSADISVAVAIPGGLITPILRNADTRRLSDLSGAIKELAGRAKQGKLKPEEYTGGSFSVSNLGMFGIKDFSAIINPPQACILSVGAGEERAVVRKGQLAVANVMTCTLSVDHRVVDGATGAEFLAAFKRLIENPLGMLV; encoded by the coding sequence ATGCCGATCAATATCCTGATGCCCGCCCTGTCGCCGACCATGACGGAAGGCAATCTTGCGCGTTGGTTGAAGAAAGAGGGTGACGCGGTCAAGGCCGGCGACATCCTGGCCGAGATCGAAACCGACAAGGCGACCATGGAAGTGGAAGCCGTCGATGAAGGCACGCTGGCCAAGATCATCGTCCCCGGCGGTGCCCAGGGCGTGAAAGTTAACGACGTCATCGCCGTGCTGGTGGAAGAGGGCGAGGATGCAAGTGCGGTGAGTGCCGCGCCTGCTGCCGCAAAGCCTGCGCCTGCTGCTGCAGCACCCGCTGCCGCACCGGCAAAAGCTGAAGCTGCCCCGGCCGCGAAACAGCCCGCATCGGTACCCAATGCCGGCGGCCGCATCGTCGCCAGTCCGCTCGCGCGGCGCGTGGCCGAACAGCAGGGCATCGATCTTGCGACCATCACCGGTTCCGGTCCCAACGGCCGCATTGTTATGGCCGATCTTGCCGGTGCGCCCAAAGGTGCCGCGAAGCCAGCGCCGGCCGCTGCCACCGCCAAGGCGCCCGCATCAGCACCTGCCATCGCCGGCACGCCGCAATTCGGCGAACCGGATTTCGATCTCGTGCCGCACACCTCGATGCGCAAGACCATCGCGCGGCGCCTCCAGGAATCGAAGCAGTTCGTGCCGCATTTCTATCTCACGGTCGATTGCGAGATCGACCGGCTGCTGAAAATGCGCGAAGAGATCAATGCCGGCGCGCCCAAGGAAGGCCCCCGCGCCTACAAGCTCTCGGTCAACGACTTCGTCATCAAGGCTTGCGCGCTGGCGCTCATCCAGGTGCCCACCGCCAATGCCTCCTGGTCCGATGACGGCGTCAAGATGTACAAATCGGCCGACATCTCGGTGGCGGTTGCCATTCCGGGGGGTCTCATCACGCCGATCCTCAGGAACGCGGACACGCGCCGCCTCTCCGACCTTTCGGGTGCTATCAAGGAACTGGCCGGCCGCGCCAAGCAGGGCAAGCTGAAGCCGGAGGAATATACCGGCGGCAGCTTCTCGGTTTCAAATCTCGGCATGTTCGGGATCAAGGATTTCAGCGCCATCATCAACCCGCCCCAGGCCTGCATCCTCTCGGTCGGCGCCGGCGAGGAGCGCGCGGTGGTACGCAAGGGCCAGCTTGCCGTCGCTAATGTGATGACCTGCACGCTTTCGGTCGATCACCGCGTGGTCGACGGGGCGACGGGCGCCGAATTCCTTGCCGCCTTCAAGCGGCTCATCGAAAACCCGCTCGGCATGCTGGTGTGA
- a CDS encoding ribose ABC transporter permease has protein sequence MSDRTADATAQGSDQASLARKQKMRAVLQIVGMLPILIILAIFFEVSTDRFMSWMNLSIVAQQAAINIVLAAGMTFVILTGGIDLSIGSILAASAMIAIIVSKVPDYGLLGVPAALLIGLIFGLINGILIAAMKLPPFIVTLGSLTAVRGVARLMGEDTTVFNPELPFAFIGNGTLFHVPWLVIIAFAVVILSWFILRRTVLGNRIYAVGGNPDAARLAGIKVWQILLFVYSMAGLLAGLGGAMSAARLYAANGLQLGQSYELDAIAAVILGGTSFTGGIGSIWGTLIGALIIAILTNGLILLGISDIWQYIIKGLVIICAVALDRYRLREGGRT, from the coding sequence ATGAGCGACAGGACGGCGGACGCAACCGCGCAAGGATCGGACCAGGCCTCGCTCGCGCGCAAGCAGAAGATGCGCGCGGTGCTGCAGATAGTCGGCATGCTGCCGATCCTGATCATCCTCGCCATCTTCTTTGAAGTGTCGACCGACCGCTTCATGAGCTGGATGAACCTCTCCATCGTGGCGCAGCAGGCGGCGATCAACATCGTGCTCGCGGCCGGCATGACCTTCGTCATCCTGACCGGCGGCATCGACCTTTCCATCGGCTCGATCCTGGCTGCCTCCGCCATGATCGCCATCATCGTCTCCAAAGTGCCGGATTACGGCCTCCTAGGTGTGCCGGCGGCGCTCCTCATCGGCCTCATCTTCGGTCTCATCAACGGCATCCTCATCGCCGCCATGAAGCTGCCGCCTTTCATCGTGACATTGGGCTCGCTCACCGCCGTGCGCGGTGTGGCGCGCCTCATGGGCGAGGATACGACCGTCTTCAACCCGGAACTCCCCTTCGCCTTCATCGGCAACGGCACGCTGTTCCATGTGCCGTGGCTGGTCATCATCGCCTTTGCCGTGGTCATCCTCTCCTGGTTCATCCTGCGACGGACCGTGCTCGGCAACCGCATCTATGCGGTGGGCGGCAATCCCGATGCGGCGCGCCTTGCCGGCATCAAGGTCTGGCAGATCCTGCTCTTCGTCTATTCCATGGCGGGGCTCTTGGCCGGCCTCGGCGGCGCCATGTCGGCAGCCAGGCTCTATGCCGCCAACGGCCTGCAACTGGGCCAGAGCTATGAGTTGGATGCCATCGCCGCCGTCATCCTGGGCGGTACCAGCTTCACCGGCGGTATCGGTTCGATCTGGGGCACGCTGATCGGCGCGCTCATCATCGCCATTCTGACCAATGGCCTGATCCTCCTCGGGATCTCGGACATCTGGCAATACATCATCAAGGGATTGGTCATCATCTGTGCCGTGGCACTCGACCGCTATCGTTTGCGGGAAGGTGGGCGCACATGA
- a CDS encoding YihY family inner membrane protein, protein MGRRRNRPRWKLASRPRPPTARDLALRAKGATASFLPYVWRRFDADGCVGVAAGLSYTSLLAIVPLLAIGLAMFAAFPPLADLRDDFIIVLAQNLAPDLANVVTEYLGTFINNAGGTSAAGVIGIGVTAILLVNTIQTAFDNIWGVTSHKNKLHRLPVYWAIITLGPLLFGASLSISTYVFSMASNGGIYGLSAGVKILAAVLPFLLETAGFALFYRLIPTRPVRFMDAGMGAILAAILFELLKRGFGLYLQYFGSYQVVYGALATIPIFLIWMYLVWVTVLIGAEVAAALPEWRSGRRQVGESLRRGDLLSLALGTFAELSKAQSHGSGVRSEQLVHALAADPGRLIWLLDTLKTHRLIARSDNGRWILARDLNSFSIHDLCHDLGIALGETVEEVVPLVDPLMRRIAQTEKAALDESVGAALKGIGAI, encoded by the coding sequence ATGGGGCGTCGGAGAAACCGACCGAGGTGGAAGCTGGCGAGCAGGCCACGGCCGCCGACCGCGCGTGACCTGGCGCTCCGCGCCAAAGGCGCCACCGCGAGCTTCCTGCCCTATGTCTGGCGCCGCTTCGACGCCGATGGCTGCGTTGGTGTGGCGGCCGGCCTCAGCTACACCTCACTGCTGGCGATCGTGCCGCTGCTCGCCATCGGCCTCGCCATGTTCGCGGCCTTTCCGCCTTTGGCAGACCTGCGGGACGATTTTATCATCGTGCTGGCCCAGAATCTCGCACCGGATCTGGCCAACGTCGTCACCGAATATCTGGGAACGTTCATCAACAATGCCGGCGGAACATCGGCGGCCGGCGTCATCGGCATCGGTGTCACCGCGATCCTGCTGGTCAACACGATCCAAACCGCCTTCGACAACATCTGGGGCGTCACCAGCCACAAGAACAAGCTGCATCGCCTGCCGGTGTACTGGGCCATCATCACGCTGGGTCCCTTGCTGTTCGGCGCCTCGCTCTCGATCTCGACCTATGTCTTCTCAATGGCCAGCAACGGCGGAATCTACGGCCTGTCCGCGGGCGTCAAGATTCTCGCGGCGGTCCTGCCCTTCCTGCTCGAGACGGCTGGCTTTGCCTTGTTCTACCGCCTCATCCCGACCCGCCCCGTGCGCTTCATGGATGCCGGCATGGGCGCCATCCTGGCGGCCATCCTGTTTGAACTCCTGAAGCGTGGCTTCGGTCTCTATCTACAGTATTTCGGCTCCTATCAGGTGGTCTACGGCGCGCTCGCCACCATCCCGATCTTCCTTATCTGGATGTACCTCGTCTGGGTCACGGTGCTGATCGGCGCCGAGGTCGCGGCGGCGCTCCCCGAATGGCGCTCCGGGCGCCGCCAGGTCGGTGAATCGCTCCGCCGTGGCGATCTCCTCAGCCTGGCGCTGGGCACCTTCGCGGAACTCTCCAAGGCCCAATCGCATGGTTCCGGCGTCCGCTCAGAACAACTGGTCCATGCTTTGGCCGCCGATCCAGGGCGCCTCATCTGGCTGCTCGATACCTTGAAAACCCACCGCCTCATCGCACGAAGCGACAACGGCCGCTGGATCCTCGCCCGCGACCTCAACAGCTTCTCCATCCACGATCTCTGCCACGATCTCGGCATCGCCCTGGGCGAGACGGTGGAGGAGGTGGTGCCGCTGGTCGATCCCCTGATGCGCCGCATCGCCCAGACCGAGAAGGCGGCGCTGGACGAGAGTGTGGGCGCTGCCCTCAAGGGCATCGGTGCCATTTGA
- a CDS encoding L-ribulose-5-phosphate 4-epimerase, with protein MKALREQVLEANLDLVRGGLVLFTFGNVSGIDRAKGLVVIKPSGVPYDRMKADDMVVTDLAGTKVFGDLRPSSDLATHLVLYNAFPAIGGVVHSHSEFATIWAQAGRPIPALGTTHADYFHGPVPVTRDLTDAEINGDYVHNTGIVIVEALGNQDPMSLPAALVAGHGPFCWGIDPGAAVHNAIVLESVARMALHTMSLRPDAVGLSQALLDRHYFRKHGAAATYGQSSSKQAQP; from the coding sequence CTGAAGGCGTTGCGCGAGCAGGTACTCGAAGCCAATCTCGATCTGGTGCGTGGCGGGCTTGTCCTCTTCACCTTCGGCAATGTGAGCGGTATCGACCGCGCGAAAGGCCTCGTCGTCATCAAGCCCAGCGGCGTGCCCTATGACCGCATGAAGGCGGACGACATGGTCGTGACCGATCTCGCCGGCACCAAGGTCTTCGGCGATCTCAGGCCATCCTCTGACCTCGCCACGCATCTCGTCCTCTACAACGCCTTTCCCGCCATCGGCGGCGTGGTGCATTCGCATTCCGAATTCGCGACCATCTGGGCGCAGGCGGGCAGGCCCATTCCGGCCCTTGGCACCACCCATGCCGACTATTTCCATGGCCCCGTGCCGGTGACGCGCGACCTCACCGATGCCGAGATCAACGGCGACTATGTCCACAACACCGGGATTGTGATTGTCGAGGCGCTGGGCAACCAGGACCCGATGTCGCTGCCCGCTGCCCTGGTGGCCGGCCACGGTCCCTTCTGCTGGGGCATTGACCCGGGCGCCGCCGTCCATAACGCCATCGTCCTGGAATCCGTGGCGCGTATGGCGCTCCACACGATGAGCTTGCGGCCCGATGCCGTCGGCCTGTCGCAGGCCTTGCTCGACCGGCACTACTTCCGTAAGCATGGCGCCGCCGCCACCTATGGCCAATCCAGTTCCAAGCAGGCACAACCCTGA
- the eno gene encoding phosphopyruvate hydratase, producing MTAIIDLHARQILDSRGNPTVEVDVMLESGASGRAAVPSGASTGAHEAVELRDGDKTKYLGKGVLKAVDAVNGEIFEAISGLDAEDQVKIDRLMISLDGTPNKARLGANAILGVSLAVAKAAAADAGLPLYRYVGGTSARTLPVPMMNIINGGAHADNPIDFQEFMILPWAAKSGSEALRWGAEVFHALKAQLKAAGHNTNVGDEGGFAPNLKSADEALAFIMKSIEKAGFKPGTDIALGLDSASTEFYKDGKYHLEGEGKVLDAAGMVDFYAKLAKAYPIVTIEDGMAEDDWDGWKALTDKLGATVQLVGDDLFVTNPVRLQSGIEKGIANAILVKVNQIGTLTETLEAVEMAHKAGYRAVMSHRSGETEDSTIADLAVATNCGQIKTGSLSRSDRIAKYNQLLRIEEGLGSAAGYAGRAAIEKLGK from the coding sequence ATGACCGCCATCATCGACCTGCACGCGCGCCAGATTCTGGACAGCCGCGGCAATCCGACAGTCGAGGTGGATGTCATGCTGGAAAGCGGCGCGAGTGGCCGCGCGGCAGTGCCGTCCGGTGCCTCGACCGGCGCCCATGAAGCGGTCGAACTGCGCGACGGCGACAAGACGAAATATCTCGGCAAGGGTGTCCTGAAGGCCGTCGATGCTGTGAATGGCGAGATTTTCGAAGCGATCTCCGGCCTCGATGCCGAGGACCAGGTCAAGATCGACCGCCTGATGATCAGCCTCGATGGCACGCCCAACAAGGCGCGTCTCGGCGCCAATGCCATTCTTGGGGTGAGCCTCGCAGTAGCAAAGGCCGCTGCCGCCGATGCCGGCCTGCCGCTCTACCGCTATGTCGGCGGCACCTCGGCGCGCACCCTGCCGGTGCCGATGATGAACATCATCAACGGCGGTGCCCATGCCGACAACCCGATCGACTTCCAGGAATTCATGATCCTGCCCTGGGCCGCCAAGAGCGGTTCCGAGGCCCTGCGCTGGGGCGCCGAGGTCTTTCATGCCCTGAAGGCGCAGTTGAAGGCCGCCGGCCACAACACCAATGTCGGCGACGAAGGCGGTTTCGCGCCGAACTTAAAGAGCGCCGACGAGGCGCTGGCCTTCATCATGAAGTCGATCGAGAAGGCCGGTTTCAAGCCCGGCACCGACATCGCGCTTGGGCTCGATTCAGCGTCGACCGAATTCTACAAGGACGGCAAATACCATCTGGAAGGCGAGGGCAAAGTGCTCGACGCCGCCGGCATGGTCGATTTCTACGCCAAGCTCGCCAAGGCCTATCCGATCGTCACCATCGAGGACGGCATGGCCGAGGATGATTGGGACGGCTGGAAGGCCCTGACCGACAAGCTCGGCGCCACCGTCCAGCTGGTCGGCGACGATCTCTTCGTCACCAACCCGGTCCGCCTCCAATCCGGCATCGAGAAGGGCATCGCCAACGCCATCCTGGTCAAGGTCAACCAGATCGGCACCCTCACCGAAACTCTTGAAGCTGTTGAGATGGCCCACAAGGCTGGCTACCGGGCCGTCATGTCCCATCGCTCCGGCGAGACCGAGGATTCGACCATCGCCGATCTGGCGGTTGCGACCAATTGCGGGCAGATCAAGACCGGCTCCTTGAGCCGTTCGGACCGCATCGCCAAGTACAACCAGCTCCTGCGCATCGAAGAGGGCCTGGGCTCAGCCGCTGGCTATGCCGGCCGCGCTGCCATCGAGAAGCTCGGCAAGTGA
- a CDS encoding pyruvate dehydrogenase complex E1 component subunit beta, with amino-acid sequence MPTEILMPALSPTMTEGKLAKWLKKAGDSVKPGDILAEIETDKATMEVEAVDEGILEKILVEAGTENVAVNAPIAILRGEDEAAGASPAAKAAPQAAAAPAAAAPSQVAAPAIVKSAAAEPEYTGATATHTVREALRDAMAEEMRRDPKVFLMGEEVAEYQGAYKVSQGLLEEFGPKRVIDTPITEHGFGGLGVGAAFGGLRPIVEFMTFNFAMQAIDHIINSAAKTLYMSGGQMGCPIVFRGPNGAASRVGAQHSQCYASWYAHCPGLKVVSPYSAADAKGLLKSAIRDPNPIIFLENEMLYGQSFEVPTDPEFVVPIGKARIVRPGKHVTITAFSKMVGTALAAADILAKDGIEAEVIDLRTIRPLDTDTIVASVKKTNRLVSVEEGWPFAGIGSELSALMMELAFDDLDAPVARVHGADVPLPYAANLEKLSLPQPDWVVDAAKRVCYR; translated from the coding sequence ATGCCCACCGAGATTCTGATGCCCGCACTGTCGCCCACCATGACCGAGGGCAAGCTGGCCAAATGGCTTAAGAAGGCCGGCGATTCCGTGAAGCCCGGCGATATCCTGGCTGAGATCGAGACCGACAAGGCGACCATGGAAGTGGAAGCCGTCGACGAAGGCATCTTGGAAAAGATCCTGGTCGAAGCCGGGACCGAGAATGTCGCCGTCAACGCGCCGATCGCCATCCTGCGCGGCGAAGACGAAGCGGCGGGTGCCTCACCAGCCGCCAAGGCGGCACCGCAAGCAGCAGCCGCCCCGGCTGCGGCGGCACCATCCCAGGTCGCAGCGCCCGCCATCGTGAAATCCGCTGCCGCCGAACCGGAATATACCGGTGCCACCGCGACCCATACCGTGCGCGAAGCTTTGCGCGATGCGATGGCCGAGGAAATGCGCCGCGATCCCAAAGTGTTCCTGATGGGCGAAGAAGTCGCTGAATATCAGGGCGCCTACAAGGTGAGCCAGGGCTTGCTCGAGGAGTTCGGCCCCAAGCGCGTCATCGACACGCCGATCACCGAACACGGCTTCGGCGGTCTGGGTGTGGGTGCTGCCTTCGGCGGCCTGCGTCCGATCGTCGAATTCATGACCTTCAACTTCGCCATGCAGGCGATCGACCACATCATCAACTCGGCCGCCAAGACGCTCTACATGTCCGGCGGCCAGATGGGTTGCCCGATCGTTTTCCGCGGCCCCAATGGCGCGGCGTCCCGTGTCGGCGCCCAGCATTCGCAATGCTATGCGAGCTGGTACGCCCATTGCCCGGGCCTCAAGGTCGTCTCACCCTATTCGGCGGCCGATGCGAAGGGCCTGCTCAAATCGGCGATCCGCGATCCCAACCCGATCATCTTCCTCGAAAATGAAATGCTCTACGGGCAATCCTTCGAGGTGCCGACCGATCCCGAATTCGTCGTGCCGATCGGCAAGGCGCGTATCGTACGTCCGGGCAAGCATGTCACCATCACCGCCTTCTCGAAGATGGTGGGGACGGCGCTCGCCGCTGCCGACATCCTCGCCAAGGACGGGATCGAGGCGGAAGTCATCGATCTGCGCACCATCCGCCCGCTCGACACCGACACCATCGTTGCGTCTGTCAAGAAGACCAACCGCCTCGTCTCGGTCGAGGAAGGCTGGCCCTTTGCCGGCATCGGTTCCGAACTGTCGGCACTGATGATGGAACTGGCGTTTGATGATCTCGATGCGCCGGTTGCCCGCGTGCACGGCGCCGACGTGCCGCTGCCCTACGCCGCCAACCTCGAAAAGCTCTCGCTGCCGCAGCCCGACTGGGTTGTCGATGCCGCCAAGCGCGTCTGCTACCGCTAA
- a CDS encoding carbohydrate kinase family protein, translating to MSTSRRGIVTGGTWCVDRNRAIDAWPHEDGVAEILAAEIYGGGSACNLALDVKKLDPAFPVATIGLVGDDPDGRFLWSQADAHGIDRTQLVATSAAETQFTDAYVSKRSGRRTHIFFQGTGALLTPDHFDFSHTTARILHLGLPGAHRLMDQPWQDDPNGWVAVLRRARAAGLETNLELFSIAPDRIAALVRPCLPHLDYLIVNDLEIGAIAGLQASNDGVTVVKLCIEAAREVLAQGAMRLVVVHFPAGAVAIARDGRIWTAASVSVPQAEIVSANGAGDAFAAGIIYALHEGWDVDAALELAHAAAAMSLRGLSTCAAVDTYQACLAQAKAWGHRQAI from the coding sequence ATGAGCACTTCTCGTCGCGGTATTGTCACGGGTGGCACCTGGTGCGTTGATCGCAACCGCGCGATCGATGCCTGGCCCCATGAGGATGGCGTTGCTGAAATCCTCGCCGCCGAAATCTATGGCGGCGGTTCAGCCTGCAACCTTGCCCTCGACGTGAAGAAGCTCGACCCCGCCTTTCCGGTCGCCACCATCGGCCTGGTCGGTGACGATCCAGACGGTCGCTTCCTCTGGTCCCAGGCCGACGCCCATGGCATCGACCGCACGCAGCTGGTAGCCACCAGCGCCGCCGAAACGCAGTTCACCGATGCCTATGTCTCGAAGCGCAGCGGCCGCCGCACCCACATCTTCTTCCAGGGCACGGGCGCGTTGCTGACGCCCGATCATTTCGATTTTTCGCACACAACTGCGCGCATCCTCCATCTGGGATTGCCGGGTGCCCATCGCCTGATGGATCAGCCCTGGCAGGACGATCCCAATGGCTGGGTCGCGGTCCTGCGCCGTGCGCGTGCGGCGGGGCTCGAGACCAATCTTGAGCTCTTCAGCATCGCGCCTGACCGCATCGCGGCCCTCGTGCGCCCCTGCCTGCCGCATCTCGACTATCTCATCGTCAACGACCTTGAGATCGGCGCCATCGCCGGCCTGCAGGCTTCCAACGATGGCGTCACCGTGGTGAAGCTGTGCATCGAGGCCGCGCGCGAGGTGCTGGCCCAGGGCGCCATGCGGCTGGTCGTTGTGCATTTCCCGGCCGGTGCCGTCGCCATCGCGCGCGACGGCCGGATCTGGACTGCCGCCTCGGTCAGCGTGCCCCAGGCGGAGATCGTCAGCGCCAACGGTGCCGGCGACGCCTTCGCCGCCGGCATCATCTATGCGCTCCATGAAGGCTGGGATGTCGATGCGGCCCTGGAACTTGCTCATGCCGCCGCCGCCATGTCGCTGCGCGGTCTTTCCACCTGCGCCGCCGTCGACACCTATCAGGCCTGCCTCGCCCAGGCCAAAGCCTGGGGCCATCGCCAGGCGATCTGA
- a CDS encoding CbtA family protein, producing METFRRLFLVAALAGLISGLFIAVVHQVSTTPLILAAEQYEAAAPVDETAVDETAAADTTTHTHDDGAAHDHGSGDAWAPADGWERTLSTAVADVLTGIGFSLLLVAAYRIWGGAMNWRTGLYWGLAGFAAIVASPNLGLPPEVPGTAAAPLLDRQIWWLATVALTAAGLAMIFQGKRYWWAALGLALIVLPHAYGAPQPAEHASLAPEALSHRFIVAATIVGLLFWSVLGAATGYFYNRVFKDAAA from the coding sequence ATGGAGACGTTTCGACGGCTGTTTCTGGTCGCGGCACTCGCTGGCCTGATCAGCGGCCTGTTCATTGCGGTGGTTCATCAGGTGAGCACGACACCGCTCATCCTGGCGGCCGAGCAGTATGAGGCGGCGGCGCCAGTGGATGAAACCGCTGTAGACGAAACCGCCGCTGCTGACACCACGACCCACACCCATGATGACGGGGCCGCCCATGACCATGGCAGCGGTGACGCCTGGGCGCCGGCCGACGGGTGGGAACGCACCCTCTCGACGGCGGTGGCCGATGTCCTCACCGGTATCGGCTTCTCGCTGCTGCTGGTGGCGGCCTATCGCATCTGGGGTGGTGCCATGAACTGGCGGACCGGCCTCTATTGGGGCCTTGCCGGTTTTGCCGCCATTGTCGCCTCGCCCAATCTGGGCCTGCCGCCGGAAGTGCCGGGGACTGCGGCCGCGCCGCTCCTCGACCGGCAGATCTGGTGGCTGGCAACGGTCGCTCTGACCGCCGCCGGCCTCGCCATGATCTTCCAAGGCAAGCGCTACTGGTGGGCGGCGCTGGGCCTGGCGCTCATCGTCCTGCCGCACGCTTATGGCGCGCCGCAACCGGCCGAGCATGCGAGCCTCGCACCCGAGGCGCTCTCGCATCGCTTCATCGTCGCCGCCACCATCGTCGGCCTACTGTTCTGGTCGGTGCTGGGGGCTGCCACGGGCTACTTCTACAATCGCGTCTTCAAGGACGCCGCCGCCTGA
- a CDS encoding CbtB-domain containing protein, which yields MQTSNLTATTLSTKTSTRAEALTGAFMAAILGVVLVWGVGFSQMEAAHNFAHDTRHANAFPCH from the coding sequence ATGCAGACCAGCAACCTTACCGCCACCACCCTCTCCACAAAGACCAGCACCCGCGCCGAAGCGCTGACCGGCGCCTTCATGGCCGCCATCCTGGGTGTCGTCCTGGTCTGGGGCGTCGGCTTCTCGCAGATGGAAGCCGCTCACAATTTCGCCCACGACACCCGCCACGCCAACGCCTTCCCCTGCCACTAA
- a CDS encoding septum formation initiator family protein: protein MEIGREIRRRLRQVALPLLGACLSAYFVFHAIHGDRGILAWLHLNQELKAATAQAAEASADRKAMERRVTLLSNSSLDLDMLEERARVMLNYAHPDDLIIFLQPSDTDPAGVHAVMVVATPLIVMVRAGGHLRVGWRLTIAIRGWPACADHDACVDRAILNHYSVNSHFIV from the coding sequence ATGGAAATCGGTCGCGAAATCCGGCGTCGCCTGCGCCAAGTTGCTCTGCCTCTCTTGGGGGCGTGCCTTTCTGCCTATTTCGTGTTCCATGCCATCCATGGCGACCGCGGCATCCTAGCCTGGCTGCATCTCAACCAGGAACTGAAGGCCGCGACCGCCCAGGCGGCCGAAGCCTCGGCCGACCGCAAGGCGATGGAGCGGCGTGTGACGCTCCTCTCCAACAGCTCCCTCGACCTCGACATGCTCGAAGAACGCGCCAGGGTGATGCTGAACTACGCCCACCCCGACGACCTCATCATCTTCCTGCAGCCCAGCGACACCGACCCGGCCGGCGTTCACGCCGTCATGGTAGTCGCAACTCCCCTTATCGTCATGGTCCGCGCAGGCGGCCACCTACGAGTTGGTTGGCGACTGACGATAGCAATTCGTGGGTGGCCCGCCTGCGCGGACCATGACGCGTGTGTTGACCGGGCCATTCTTAACCACTATTCGGTTAATAGCCACTTTATCGTATAA